The window ATATCTATGACCATGTTCTTGTGCGGCGTCATCTGGAGCGCAGTCGCCAAGGACTACAATAGTCTGCTTGGTTCCCGAGTATTCGCTAGTTTTGGTAAGGGTTGAAAGCTGCGTCAGTGGTCATTCATTCGCTAACTGGTAAACCAGGATACGGTTCAATCGAGTCGCTAGGACCGAGTATCCTTGCAGGTATGTCCCTATGTGGCGTCCTCGAATCAGGCACTAAAAAAATCGTTCAGACATGTTCTATGAACGAAACTACTCCAGTGCCATGGCGGTTTATGCCGCTGCCCTCTCTGGTGGTTCGCAGATCGGCCCACTTATTGCGGGCTACCTTATCCAAGCTAAGGGATGGCGTTGGTTTTTCATTCTCTGCGCTATTATCGCCGCCTTCAACCTCGTGACGACTatcttccttcttccagagACATTGTATGAGCCTGATGAGGAGTCGCAAATTGCCGACGATTTTGAGAAAGACGGAAACAGTCATATCGAGGCGGCGCGGACCTCATCCCACGCCGGACAACGCGCCCAAATGGACTACAAAAGTTACTGGTCTGGTTTATTTACCTTTAGAATTTCCAAGGAAGCACGGCATCGGGGCTTGCTTAAGCACATTCTATATCAATTCGTGCTACCATTTCCTCTCCTGCTAATCCCTGGCGTTCTTATCGCGTCTATCATGTATGGCGTGGTGCTAGGAGGGTAAGTCACCCCATCAAGTCTCCGGAAAACACCGCTTACAGTGAACAGGATTGTTATTATATCTACCCTTGCTCCCCAGATTTTCTCTCCACCGCCCTACCTCTTTTCCTCTGCCGACCTGGGCCTTTTCACCCTGAGCAGCTTCGTCGGTATTATAATTGCCTGGCCCATCGCCGGCCCCTTAACCGATATGCTTTCCCGCTGGCTGCGCAAGCGTAACGGCAACTTTCACAAGCCGGAACACCGTCTACCAGCGCTTCTTTTCCCGTTTGTGGTCTGCCCTATCGGCCTCGTAGTCTTCGGATATACcgtcgcccagcagcagaactACGTTCGCCCAGCTGTTGGCCAAGCAATCACCGCTGCATCTCTGACACTAGTTCCTTCAGTGATGCTCTCATACGTGGTAGATTCATATCCACGAATTAGTGGCGAGGCTCTGGTGCTGGTAAACGCATCGAAAAATGTGGTTGCCTTTGGCTTATCAAAGGGTGCATACTCGTGGATGGCCAAAGAAGGCATTGCAAAGATGTTCTACGAAATGGCGGGCATTCAGTGGGCGGTTATCTTTttggctcttcctctttATATTTTTGGGCCCCGGGTTCGAGCAAAGACAGATAAATTGTTCTGAGAAGGATCTTTAGGACGAGAACGGGATTTGTTTATAAGAGCAGTCTTCAAAATTCAAAGAATTTCATCTTTTTATACATTCACAAGATGTTTCTATGTATCCCTCTCCGTAATAGGTTCGCTAGCTCCCATAGAATAGTTTGTCACGCCGCTTATCATCGCCCGGCCGTCTGCCGAGGGCAGCGAAAACCTCGCCGTGATCAGTCCCGTCAAACGACAGGACGTCTAATTTGCCACCAGTCCAAGACTGATTCTTCCAAAGCTGATCATAACAGTCTAAATAAACTCGCACATATGTGTCATACGAACGAGTGAGGTACTTGCCATAGTGACAGGATCAATAATGACGTGTATCACTTGCACTCAGCACGACAGTAAGCCGCTTGCCACGCTGAAGAACATCCTTTTCCCACAAGATACAATAGGATAATACTTTGTGGACATTGAACTTGACGGCGTTTTACCGGTTTACTAGAATTTATCTGCTGATGCAATACACGATGTGATTCTAGGACACCCTAAGTTGGCCAAACTAAACTTCAACTAGTTCCGACAATAATTTACCAATTTGAATTTCGGAACATTCGTGCCTTTTCGTCATACATTCTGATCCTTGTCGTGCTTTGAGATGGCTTTTTAAGCAGAGGATGAGGGTGGTATTATGGGGATAGTCATGAAATTCACATGGTCCGGGCCGAAGTGGATGTGATTTCTACCTTTGAACACATTCTCTGCCCTGTTGATAAAATTAAACCACTTAGTAGCAACTACATGATTCCAAGACTTACCTGTCAATGTGATCATTATGGTCAAATACCCCGCTACCTGCGGTATCACCTGAGCTAATTTCCAAAGTCAGGCGACTATCGGCGTCGACAACCACGTTAGTTGGCCAAAGCTCCACATCAACTGCGTATACTTCTCCAGGAGCAAGTGGAAGAACATCGGTCGAAAAGTAGTCTCGATGGGGGAGCCAAGAAcgatgacggggatgttCTGGATTGGTCTTTCTCATGCTAACTCTTAGAAATCCTTTTGTCACTGGAGCTCCCTCCCCTGTGGTCCCTGTATAGAGGATCTCCGTACCCTTGGCTGACACATGCCGGAGAGTGAGGAACAAATCCAAGTCCGATGGAATTGATCCAGCATCACTTTGACTCACAGAGACATTGAGATGAGCGACAATGTGACCAGTGAtctctgtttctttttcaaaGGGTGCTGTTGAAAAAGAAACTATGCTAGTAGGCTGTCCTTTGCCTGGTGCTTCGTAGCTTCTTGTGGAGGTTGACTGGGGTTGCGTGAAAAGCATATCTCCGCCGTGGTGGAGAAAGAGCTTTGTGTATTCTGTTCTTGCCAGGggccattccatttccaaaCGCCTAGGGAAAGCTTTCTCTGCAATAGGATCGTTGTGTCCAACATCTCCCTTTCGAAGGATCAGATTCACTGGGGGAATTGCTCCCTTTTTCGACCATCCATCCCGGTCGTCGTCTTTCAAGAATGCATCCAAGAAGCTGCGCTGAATCTCgacttcttcgtcttcgtaGAATGGCAAATCATGACGACCGACAATGAATCGAAGGTATTTGAATTCGGAGCTCGCCAAAGCAAAACCTTGCACATTTCCCCTGAGATGTAGCAGTATCCCGCCCAAGTTTGCGACACTGAGAAGCGGGATCTTGATGTCTTCCAGGTTATAGTCTGTGCTCGCAAAAGGCTGATCATCCCGATAGCGACACTGCGACATCCATGATAACATAGTAACGACGTTGTCTGTAAGCTCATCCTCTGGCAAGTCCCCTTCAACCGTATCCGGTCCCCAATTTCTGGCGGCTTTGCCAGGCAATCCATACTGGTTTGATGCCACCTGGCGAGGCCACCAGTACTCGAAAAAGCTATTGGACAAAATTCCTCCGTGTCGGGTACACTCTCGATAATAGTCTGAAAATCCTTCCCACGGGACTATTGCAGTTAGACCCTTCGGATTGCGCGCTGCAACCGGCCACTGAGTACTCGCGAAGTAGCTGATACCTAGTAAGCCAACTTTGCCCGTAGACCAGGACTGTTCAGAAGCCCATTCAATGACTTCACAAAAATAATCAACCGTCTGCGCAGAAAACGGATTGAGGATCCCCGGAGATTGTCCCATTCCAACTTCATCAGCTCGCACGACGATGTACCCATGCTCGGTCCAGTATTTTGGAGTCGGGGTCTCCCAAGATGTATGACTGGTTTTGTGGACAGGATTGAGCTCGGCAAAGCTTCTGGGATTGAAGCTTTGATATTTATTTTCGTTAGTGTGAGATAATAGCCAGAGTTGTGTTGCATTCTACTACGAACCATTCCAGTGGGATGTCCTTCCCATAGGGTCCATATGTAACCAGGACAGGATAGCTGACCCCTGCGTCGGAGCCAGTTGGGCGGTAGACATTGCAGCGGACGACTCCTCCATTTTGCAGTGGAATTGAGACGTCCTTTTCGAAGATATAAGGGTAGGATTCCTTATCAACGGTCCGAATGTCACGAAGTTGGTTCGGCATTTTAATATCAGGAAAACATATACTGGGTTTGATACTGCAAGACTGATATCTATTCGACTTTTTCAGAGCTCTTTTGGAGGAGGGGAATGGGGTGCATGATCTCTAGAGAAACCTTTATGTTGATTGAAACGCGGGGTAATCTAACCTTATGTGTCGGGATACCAGCATAGT of the Penicillium psychrofluorescens genome assembly, chromosome: 1 genome contains:
- a CDS encoding uncharacterized protein (ID:PFLUO_000549-T1.cds;~source:funannotate), yielding MFLCGVIWSAVAKDYNSLLGSRVFASFGYGSIESLGPSILADMFYERNYSSAMAVYAAALSGGSQIGPLIAGYLIQAKGWRWFFILCAIIAAFNLVTTIFLLPETLYEPDEESQIADDFEKDGNSHIEAARTSSHAGQRAQMDYKSYWSGLFTFRISKEARHRGLLKHILYQFVLPFPLLLIPGVLIASIMYGVVLGGIVIISTLAPQIFSPPPYLFSSADLGLFTLSSFVGIIIAWPIAGPLTDMLSRWLRKRNGNFHKPEHRLPALLFPFVVCPIGLVVFGYTVAQQQNYVRPAVGQAITAASLTLVPSVMLSYVVDSYPRISGEALVLVNASKNVVAFGLSKGAYSWMAKEGIAKMFYEMAGIQWAVIFLALPLYIFGPRVRAKTDKLF